In Dyadobacter subterraneus, a single genomic region encodes these proteins:
- a CDS encoding histone H1 has translation MARFDEVKDLILSLEGDFDKFYNKANQAAGTRVRKGMQELKTLAQEIRSEVQNKKNEGE, from the coding sequence ATGGCAAGATTTGATGAAGTAAAAGATTTGATTCTGTCGCTTGAAGGCGATTTTGATAAGTTTTACAATAAAGCAAACCAGGCAGCTGGTACTCGTGTGCGTAAAGGTATGCAGGAGCTAAAAACTTTGGCTCAGGAAATTCGTTCAGAAGTACAAAACAAAAAGAACGAGGGAGAATAA
- a CDS encoding aminotransferase class I/II-fold pyridoxal phosphate-dependent enzyme codes for MDIFEKLHNNSGPIGTPAKMLNSHHYFSFPMLEGDLGPKMRFMGREVLNWSLNNYLGLANHPEVRKVDAEAAAKWGLAYPMGARMMSGNSTLHEVFEKELAEFVGKKDAFLLNYGYQGVMSAIECICDHRDVIVYDAESHACLIDGIRLHKAKMGQYYKFNHNDMASLEKNLVRATKAANEKGGGVLVITEGVFGMSGKVGDLKSIVELKKKYEFRLLVDDAHGFGTMGETGAGVGEMLGVQGEVDLYFSTFAKSMAAIGAFIASDDPEIIMYLKYNMRSQTYAKALPMPYVEGCRKRLEMIKTMPELRSKLWENVEAMQNGLRSRGFNIGETESPVTPVFLHSEGGVPEVTRMVRDLRENMGVFCSIVVYPVVPKGQIMLRIIPTASHTLEDVEYTLDAFTTLADKLKNRVYQIEDVQEVAE; via the coding sequence TAAAATGCTGAATAGCCATCATTATTTTTCATTTCCCATGCTGGAAGGTGATCTGGGACCGAAGATGCGGTTTATGGGGCGTGAGGTATTGAACTGGAGTCTTAATAATTATTTGGGACTGGCAAATCATCCGGAAGTACGTAAAGTTGACGCAGAAGCGGCGGCAAAGTGGGGATTGGCTTATCCGATGGGTGCGCGTATGATGTCTGGTAATTCGACATTACATGAGGTATTTGAAAAAGAACTTGCCGAATTTGTAGGTAAAAAAGATGCTTTTTTATTGAACTACGGATATCAGGGCGTTATGTCTGCGATCGAATGTATCTGCGATCACCGCGATGTAATTGTTTATGATGCTGAATCACATGCCTGTCTGATTGACGGTATTCGCTTGCATAAAGCCAAAATGGGCCAGTATTATAAGTTTAACCATAATGATATGGCTAGTCTTGAAAAAAACCTGGTTCGTGCAACAAAAGCTGCTAATGAAAAAGGTGGTGGTGTTTTGGTGATTACCGAAGGCGTTTTTGGTATGTCAGGTAAAGTTGGCGATTTGAAGTCAATTGTTGAATTAAAGAAAAAATACGAATTCCGTCTGCTTGTTGATGATGCACACGGATTTGGTACAATGGGTGAAACAGGTGCAGGTGTAGGTGAAATGCTGGGTGTACAAGGTGAAGTTGATTTATACTTCTCGACGTTTGCAAAATCTATGGCTGCCATTGGTGCTTTTATCGCGTCTGATGATCCTGAAATTATCATGTACCTGAAATATAACATGCGTTCCCAAACCTACGCAAAGGCTTTGCCGATGCCATATGTTGAAGGATGCAGAAAAAGACTGGAAATGATTAAAACGATGCCTGAGCTTCGTTCCAAATTATGGGAAAATGTAGAAGCCATGCAAAATGGTCTTAGAAGTCGTGGATTTAATATTGGAGAAACAGAATCACCTGTTACGCCGGTTTTCCTGCACAGTGAAGGCGGCGTACCTGAGGTAACACGTATGGTTCGTGACCTTCGTGAAAATATGGGAGTGTTTTGTTCTATTGTTGTTTATCCGGTGGTACCAAAAGGACAGATTATGCTGCGCATTATTCCAACTGCTTCACATACGTTGGAAGATGTGGAATATACGCTTGATGCATTTACAACTTTGGCAGACAAATTAAAGAACAGAGTTTATCAGATTGAAGACGTTCAGGAGGTTGCTGAATAG